The Drosophila biarmipes strain raj3 chromosome 2L, RU_DBia_V1.1, whole genome shotgun sequence genome has a window encoding:
- the LOC108033564 gene encoding uncharacterized protein LOC108033564 has protein sequence MDIDYSTYAQLSGFSYMPTPEEYYPEMRGGVQQPQQQSGDFDQGSRQMPNQEPPPAPVQNRYHQRTTMDMSDGFKADPYLPVRQQCTSASSYRCMMREQKRAKEMMSRNGLYSPNEASARFSGGDANYYSNYAESNRGMEPSGRNSYC, from the exons ATGGATATTGATTATTCCACGTATGCTCAGCTCTCAGGCTTTTCCTATATGCCCACTCCCGAGGAATACTATCCGGAG ATGAGGGGCGGAGTGCAGCAGCCGCAACAGCAGAGCGGCGATTTCGATCAGGGGTCCAGACAGATGCCCAATCAAGAGCCTCCTCCAGCACCTGTTCAAAATCGGTACCATCAGCGGACTACTATGGACATGTCCGATGGCTTTAAGGCCGATCCCTACCTTCCAGTTCGCCAACAATGCACCAGTGCCTCTTCGTATCGCTGCATGATGAGGGAACAAAAGCGAGCCAAGGAAATGATGTCCCGCAACGGGCTTTA TTCACCCAACGAAGCCTCTGCGCGTTTCAGTGGCGGAGATGCCAATTACTATTCAAATTATGCAG AGAGCAACAGGGGAATGGAACCGAGCGGTAGAAATTCATATTGCTGA
- the LOC108033514 gene encoding uncharacterized protein LOC108033514 — MEYGNGMQYEGFGQGGEGYEMNYDQMGRGQGYSQQPSGFGQESRNYQSGSASLGGPGYRSPLRYNKILREMNSRNGLYSPMEQQRGGGQGDYYNTLPGLGGAEGQAYQSRNNGNTYF, encoded by the exons ATGGAGTACGGAAACGGAATGCAATATGAGGGCTTTGGCCAAGGTGGCGAA GGCTACGAAATGAACTACGACCAGATGGGTCGTGGCCAAGGCTATAGCCAACAGCCAAGTGGCTTTGGACAGGAGTCGAGGAACTACCAAAGTGGATCCGCATCCCTTGGAGGTCCCGGATACCGCAGTCCCCTGCGATACAATAAAATTCTCCGTGAGATGAACTCCCGCAACGGACTTTA TTCTCCCATGGAACAGCAACGGGGCGGTGGCCAGGGCGATTACTACAATACCTTGCCCGGCCTTGGAGGCGCCGAGGGTCAGGCCTACCAGTCCCGCAACAATGGAAACACTTACTTCTGA
- the LOC108033554 gene encoding dynein light chain roadblock-type 2, producing MSAEIEELLKRYQNYPNVAGVIILDPFAIPIKTTMEYTLTVHYAALISTLTYKAAKMVSNLDASNELMTIRLRTKVHEVIVLPSENYIIIVVQNPGT from the coding sequence ATGTCGGCCGAAATTGAGGAATTACTGAAGCGTTACCAGAACTATCCGAATGTTGCTggcgttattattttggaCCCGTTCGCCATACCCATCAAGACGACCATGGAGTACACCTTGACCGTCCACTACGCGGCCCTGATTAGCACCCTGACCTACAAGGCGGCCAAGATGGTCTCCAATTTGGATGCGAGCAACGAGCTGATGACCATACGCCTGCGCACCAAGGTCCACGAGGTGATAGTGCTGCCCTCCGAGAACTACATCATCATCGTGGTCCAGAACCCGGGCACCTGA
- the LOC108033388 gene encoding phospholipase A1 — MWPKTLAVLLLVAALAQGKPSGNGNAVEGDYDNEMSEFMAALPNLDDTPAGLGQRSDISTEPEVDDILANLDDEYEGAKHYEWNQCDKDLKESRGIRKFLDLSFVKKIASNLNPFGTKKLRMQFYLFKREFPECGRELDFSDERKWRHSGFNASLPTRLMIHGWMSQSRGSFNRDVKDAYLKKGEYNVIVADWSASSANINYFSVVNLIETFGAQLAQFTRELHRQFGADFDSMYLIGHSLGAQIAGSAGKRLKPDQVNTIFALDPAGPKFRHRSAEFRIDPTDAKFVESMHTSANFGFRRPTGSATFYPNYGAYQRSCYYLGCSHIRSYQMFAESINSPLGFWGTPCTRDNGRWQCDQSKRQTVQMAGEPSVHKEGIFYVKTSSSDPFALGKQ; from the exons ATGTGGCCTAAAACACTTGCAGTTTTGCTGTTGGTGGCAGCATTAG CTCAAGGCAAGCCCAGTGGCAATGGAAACGCAGTCGAGGGCGACTATGATAACGAGATGAGTGAGTTCATGGCTGCCCTGCCGAACCTGGATGATACGCCCGCTGGATTGGGACAGCGATCGGACATCTCAACCGAACCGGAGGTGGACGATATTCTGGCCAACCTGGACGATGAGTACGAGGGAGCCAAGCACTACGAGTGGAATCAGTGTGACAAGGACCTTAAAGAGTCGCGGGGCATTCGCAAGTTTTTGGACCTGTCCTTCGTGAAAAAGATAGCCAGCAACCTGAATCCCTTCGGCACCAAGAAGCTCCGCATGCAGTTCTACCTCTTCAAGAGGGAGTTCCCCGAGTGCGGCAGGGAGCTGGACTTCTCGGACGAGCGCAAGTGGAGGCACTCCGGCTTCAATGCCTCCCTGCCCACCAGACTGATGATCCACGGCTGGATGAGTCAGTCGCGCGGCTCCTTCAACCGGGATGTGAAGGACGCGTATCTGAAGAAGGGGGAGTACAACGTGATCGTGGCCGATTGGAGCGCCAGTTCGGCCAATATCAACTACTTCTCGGTGGTCAATCTAATCGAGACCTTTGGCGCCCAGTTGGCCCAGTTCACCAGGGAGCTGCATCGCCAGTTCGGAGCTGATTTTGACAGCATGTACCTGATTGGTCACTCGTTGGGAGCCCAGATTGCCGGATCGGCGGGCAAGCGACTGAAGCCGGACCAGGTGAACACCATTTTCGCTCTGGATCCCGCGGGACCCAAGTTCCGTCATCGCAGCGCCGAATTCCGGATCGATCCCACGGATGCCAAGTTTGTGGAGTCCATGCACACGAGTGCCAACTTCGGGTTCCGCCGACCCACGGGCAGTGCCACCTTCTATCCCAACTATGGAGCCTACCAGCGGAGTTGCTACTACCTGGGCTGCTCCCACATCCGATCGTACCAGATGTTCGCCGAGTCCATCAACTCGCCGCTGGGATTCTGGGGAACCCCCTGCACGCGGGACAACGGAAGGTGGCAGTGCGACCAGAGCAAGCGACAGACCGTCCAGATGGCGGGTGAGCCGTCGGTTCACAAGGAGGGCATATTCTACGTGAAAACCTCCTCCAGCGACCCCTTTGCCCTGGGAAAGCAGTAG
- the LOC108033900 gene encoding lysophospholipid acyltransferase 7, which translates to MSFDDVIYVICLLACIGAGSYVKKISDEGQRKLVSTALGVLVVVIVSGLHSLHCFISLALGTSAVLLVHPSKGHLVTFVVMFGYLVFFRLFDFYLGIPGHTNMIQMVLTLKVSGIAFEKTAAWKRLRARDEQKKNDQRDVNQESLVEITDYDEELQTLGAAEILHYSFNYIGVLTGPYYRYRTYRDYFEMPFKTHAPSVEATLEKLKYAVFYCALYLATNYIWPLDYALSDEFFNDRSFVYRLLYVWPTFFTFRARIYTGLTLSECVCTMAGFGAYPDESDPTNGEGPRKRYQHLKRDAEKHTYNFNTIVNTRVLEVERCWTFREGMKHWNVCVQYWLAVNVYKLFPSKKYRTGATLLCSAYWHGFRPGHYFCIMGAPFYVALEDMWDKLVRKTATGTNRRVIDVIFWIFKWFAFSYLGEAFLLSSFGKIWRYYSSVYHIGYVSWAAMIALGLYLTSQKKAAERRKNRAADKAAAGDGIAAAVDKEKAQ; encoded by the exons ATGAGTTTCGACGACGTGATCTACGTGATCTGCCTGCTGGCCTGCATCGGCGCCGGGAGCTATGTGAAGAAGATCTCGGACGAGGGCCAGCGGAAGCTGGTGTCCACGGCGCTGGGCGTGCTTGTGGTTGTGATCGTGTCGGGGCTCCACAGCCTGCACTGCTTCATTTCCCTGGCCCTGGGCACCTCCGCCGTGCTCCTGGTGCACCCAAG CAAAGGACACCTGGTCACCTTCGTGGTCATGTTTGGATACCTGGTGTTCTTCCGCCTCTTCGACTTCTACCTGGGCATTCCCGGACACACAAACATGATCCAAATGGTGCTCACCCTGAAG GTTTCGGGTATCGCCTTTGAGAAGACAGCCGCCTGGAAACGCCTGAGGGCTCGCGACGAGCAGAAGAAGAACGACCAGCGGGACGTGAACCAGGAGAGTCTGGTGGAGATCACCGACTACGATGAGGAGCTGCAGACACTGGGTGCCGCCGAAATCCTGCATTATAGCTTCAACTACATCGGAGTTCTTACAG GTCCCTATTATCGGTATCGCACATACAGAGACTACTTTGAGATGCCCTTTAAGACCCATGCTCCCAGTGTTGAGGCCACCCTGGAGAAGCTTAAATATGCCGTCTTCTACTGTGCTCTATACCTGGCCACAAACTACATTTGGCCACTGGAT TATGCTCTGAGCGATGAGTTCTTCAACGATCGCTCCTTTGTCTACCGCCTGCTGTACGTTTGGCCCACGTTCTTCACATTCCGCGCCCGCATCTACACTGGACTGACCCTGAGCGAGTGCGTCTGCACAATGGCCGGCTTTGGAGCCTATCCGGATGAGTCGGATCCCACTAACGGCGAGGGTCCTCGGAAACGCTACCAGCACCTCAAGCGCGATGCGGAGAAGCACACGTACAACTTTAACACCATTGTAAATACGAGGGTGCTGGAGGTGGAGCGCTGCTGGACCTTCCGTGAGGGCATGAAGCACTGGAATGTGTGCGTCCAATACTGGTTGGCTGTTAACGTGTACAAACTCTTCCCGAGCAAGAAATACAG GACTGGCGCCACTTTGCTGTGCTCCGCCTACTGGCACGGATTCCGACCGGGACACTACTTCTGCATCATGGGCGCTCCCTTTTACGTTGCCCTGGAGGACATGTGGGACAAGCTGGTGCGCAAAACAGCCACTGGCACTAACCGCCGTGTAATCGACGTCATCTTCTGGATCTTCAAGTGGTTCGCCTTCAGTTACTTGGGCGAGGCCTTCCTGCTCTCCTCGTTTGGCAAGATCTGGCGGTACTATAGCTCGGTCTATCACATTGGTTACGTCAGCTGGGCGGCGATGATTGCGTTAGGACTATACCTGACCAGTCAGAAGAAGGCCGCCGAACGTAGAAAGAACCGTGCGGCAGACAAAGCAGCTGCCGGAGATGGAATCGCTGCCGCAGTGGATAAGGAAAAGGCTCAGTAG
- the LOC108033901 gene encoding RING finger and CHY zinc finger domain-containing protein 1: MKNRQRARRVSLNENHNRYLGSGGGSSSSIDVQIFTNTKEPNQVNLNSSSKLLASSATTTSAEAALPASLPVAQIAQQQHPQQQQQLQRQQQQQLIMPPTTMMGKYHPSHAKLRKCKSTPSLTFDGLEPMEPVEEDPHCRRISPFPRNTASEAKQTQQHEQLPRISGNQGSCHSHINAGNIGSSNSKCNSSATPTTPESMRFGCAHYKRRAMFVTPCCNKFYKCRFCHDENETHHFDRKTLTELICSECNRRQTVREQCENCGVRFGKYTCLICNLFDDADKQQYHCHGCGICRIGGAENFFHCEVCNMCLPIQLKIDGHRCVENISRSHCPVCLGDIHTSRIPCHIPDCGHLLHKMCFDQLLASGHYTCPTCQTSLIDMTALWEYLDDQAERMPVPLKYENQRVHIFCNDCHKTSKTKFHFIGLKCVHCGAYNTTQDVKRRLSLVTDEPSSA; encoded by the exons ATGAAGAACCGCCAGCGGGCGCGCCGAGTATCGCTAAATGAAAACCACAACAGATACttgggcagcggcggcggcagcagcagcagcatcgaTGTACAAATATTTACCAATACAAAAGAGCCCAATCAagtcaatttaaattcatcgTCAAAGCTGCTGGCGAGCTCAGCTACGACGACCTCAGCGGAGGCTGCTCTTCCCGCTTCGCTTCCAGTTGCTCAGatagcacagcagcaacatccacagcagcagcaacaactacagagacagcagcaacaacagctgaTTATGCCGCCCACAACGATGATGGGCAAGTATCATCCATCGCACGCAAAACTGAGAAAATGCAAATCGACACCCAGCCTCACTTTCGATGGCCTGGAGCCGATGGAGCCCGTGGAGGAGGATCCCCACTGTCGCCGCATTTCCCCATTTCCACGGAACACCGCCTCGGAGGCTAAGCAAACGCAGCAACATGAACAACTTCCACGCATCAGCGGCAACCAAGGCAGCTGCCACAGCCACATCAACGCCGGCAAcatcggcagcagcaacagcaagtgCAACAGCAGCGCGACACCAACAACACCGGAGTCAATGCGCTTTGGATGCGCCCACTACAAGCGACGCGCCATGTTTGTG ACCCCCTGCTGCAACAAGTTCTACAAGTGCCGATTTTGCCATGACGAGAACGAAACGCACCACTTCGATCGCAAGACCCTCACCGAACTGATCTGCTCCGAATGCAACAGGAGGCAAACGGTGCGGGAGCAGTGCGAAAACTGCGGAGTGCGCTTTGGAAAG TACACCTGTCTGATCTGCAACCTCTTCGACGACGCGGACAAGCAGCAGTACCATTGTCACGGATGTGGCATCTGTCGGATTGGCGGGGCCGAAAACTTCTTCCACTGCGAGGTCTGCAACATGTGCCTGCCCATCCAGTTGAAGATCGACGGCCACAGG TGCGTGGAGAACATCTCGCGATCCCACTGCCCGGTTTGCCTGGGAGACATCCACACCTCGCGCATTCCCTGCCATATTCCCGACTGCGGCCACCTGCTGCACAAGATGTGCTTCGACCAGCTGCTGGCCTCCGGCCACTACACCTGTCCCACCTGCCAGACCTCGCTGATCGACATGACGGCGCTGTGGGAGTACCTGGACGACCAGGCGGAGCGCATGCCGGTGCCCCTCAAGTACGAGAACCAGCGAGTGCACATATTCTGCAACGATTGTCACAAG ACTTCCAAAACCAAATTCCACTTCATCGGACTCAAGTGCGTGCATTGCGGCGCCTACAATACCACGCAGGATGTGAAGAGGCGTCTGTCCCTGGTCACCGATGAGCCATCCTCGGCGTGA
- the LOC108034296 gene encoding MTRF1L release factor glutamine methyltransferase, which produces MLRQLTRSVSLTSRLLKRVTYATNSPTGQSQIPVTKALEIGQWAEKLKAAGVEDAEFNLKCIVSHVLKRKFNTVPDSFDQLHFNAGQLADFERFLEARCARMPLQHIIGEWDFMDITLKTSPSVFIPRPETEEFMRLVIDDHKDAKHVDLLEVGCGSGAMSLSMLHSLPQVVATAIERSKAATVLAAENAKMLGLLDRFRVLNHTMEEDKYLPQELKDQKYDLIISNPPYVKTEEFQFLHPEVVVYENLNALDGGSDGLRVARLVFELACRHLRPGGKLWLELGNDHPPMVKTIMNLKYEGRLRFIDSYSDQYKRERFVQIEKV; this is translated from the exons ATGCTGAGGCAATTGACACGGTCGGTGAGCCTGACCTCGCGGCTGCTCAAGCGGGTCACCTATGCCACGAACTCGCCGACTGGCCAGTCCCAGATTCCGGTGACCAAGGCCCTGGAAATAGGGCAGTGGGCGGAAAAGCTCAAGGCCGCCGGAGTGGAGGACGCGGAATTCAACCTCAAGTGCATCGTGTCGCATGTCCTGAAGCGAAAATTC AATACCGTTCCGGACTCCTTCGATCAGCTGCACTTCAATGCCGGCCAGCTGGCGGACTTTGAGCGCTTCCTGGAGGCCCGCTGTGCCCGGATGCCGCTGCAGCACATCATCGGCGAGTGGGACTTCATGGACATCACCCTTAAGACCTCGCCCTCGGTCTTCATTCCTCGACCCGAGACGGAGGAGTTCATGCGCCTGGTGATCGACGATCACAAGGATGCCAAGCACGTCGATCTGCTGGAGGTGGGCTGCGGCTCGGGCGCCATGTCCCTGTCCATGCTGCACAGCCTGCCGCAGGTGGTGGCCACCGCCATCGAGAGGAGCAAGGCGGCCACCGTGCTGGCAGCGGAGAACGCCAAGATGCTGGGTCTGCTGGACCGCTTCAGGGTGCTCAACCACACCATGGAGGAGGACAAGTATTTGCCGCAGGAGCTCAAGGACCAGAAGTACGACCTGATCATCTCCAATCCGCCGTACGTCAAGACGGAGGAGTTCCAGTTCCTTCACCCCGAGGTGGTTGT TTATGAGAACCTCAATGCCCTGGACGGTGGCTCCGATGGATTGAGGGTGGCCCGCCTGGTCTTTGAACTGGCCTGCCGGCATCTACGTCCCGGCGGCAAGCTCTGGCTGGAGCTGGGAAACGACCATCCGCCGATGGTGAAGACCATCATGAACCTGAAGTACGAGGGCCGCCTCAGGTTCATCGACAGCTACAGTGACCAGTATAAGCGCGAGAGGTTCGTCCAGATCGAGAAGGTCTAG
- the LOC108034025 gene encoding UDP-N-acetylhexosamine pyrophosphorylase isoform X2 translates to MTDYLSLHSRLAQVGQEHLVKFWPELSNEERVELVRDIEELNLDEIKKYFDRATVSMNENGIKLDDRLQPLPEGKLISIARTPLEQLAVYRDEGLRQISNGHVAVLLMAGGQGTRLGFDHPKGMYDVGLQSRKTLFRIQAERILKLEELAQEASGKRGHITWYIMTSEHTVQPTYDYFVANNFFGLKAENVLLFEQGSLPCFEYDGRIILDEKHRVARAPDGNGGIYRAMKRQGILDDMQKRGVLYLHAHSVDNILTKVADPVFIGYCVQEKADCAAKVVEKAAPNEAVGVVAIVDGKYQVVEYSEISAKTAEMRNSDGRLTFSAGNICNHFFSSSFLQKIGSTFEQELKLHVAKKKIPFVDNAGKRLTPDKPNGIKIEKFVFDVFEFAQKFVAMEVPRDEEFSALKNSDVAGKDCPSTARSDLHRLHKKYIESAGGIVHGDVCEISPFVTYAGENLASQVEGKSFTSPVYLRDTRDPLHGHL, encoded by the exons ATGACGGACTACCTGTCGCTGCACTCGCGACTCGCCCAGGTGGGCCAGGAGCACCTGGTGAAGTTCTGGCCGGAGCTCTCAAACGAAGAGCGCGTCGAACTGGTGCGGGACATCGAGGAGCTGAATCTGGATGAGATCAAGAAGTACTTCGATCGGGCCACGGTCTCGATGAACGAGAATGGCATTAAGCTGGACGATCGCCTGCAGCCGCTGCCCGAGGGCAAGCTGATCTCCATTGCCAGGACGCCGTTGGAGCAGTTGGCCGTCTACCGGGATGAGGGTCTCCGGCAGATCAGCAACGGACATGTCGCTGTGTTGCTAATGGCGGGCGGACAAG GCACACGACTTGGCTTCGACCATCCCAAGGGAATGTACGACGTGGGTCTGCAGTCGCGGAAGACTCTGTTCCGCATTCAGGCCGAGCGGATCCTGAAGCTGGAGGAGCTTGCCCAGGAGGCGAGTGGCAAGCGTGGTCACATCACCTGGTACATAATGACGTCGGAGCACACGGTGCAGCCCACTTACGACTACTTTGTGGCCAACAACTTCTTTGGCTTGAAGGCGGAGAACGTGCTGCTGTTCGAGCAGGGATCGCTGCCGTGCTTCGAATACGATGGACGCATCATTCTGGACGAGAAGCACCGAGTGGCGCGAGCACCCGACGGTAACGGAGGCATCTACAGAGCGATGAAACGCCAGGGGATACTGGACGACATGCAGAAGCGGGGTGTATTGTATCTGCACGCCCACAGCGTGGACAACATCCTGACTAAGGTGGCCGACCCCGTGTTCATCGGCTACTGCGTGCAGGAGAAGGCCGACTGCGCCGCTAAGGTGGTGGAGAAGGCGGCGCCCAACGAGGCCGTCGGTGTGGTGGCCATTGTCGATGGCAAATACCAGGTGGTGGAGTACAGCGAGATCTCGGCCAAGACAGCAGAGATGCGCAATTCGGACGGCCGGCTGACCTTCAGTGCTGGCAACATATGCAACCATTTCTTCAGCTCCAGCTTCCTGCAGAAGATCGGCAGCACGTTCGAGCAGGAGCTCAAACTGCACGTGGCCAAAAAGAAGATTCCCTTCGTCGACAACGCCGGCAAGCGGCTGACCCCCGACAAGCCGAACGGAATCAAGATTGAGAAGTTCGTTTTCGATGTGTTCGAGTTCGCCCAGAAGTTCGTGGCCATGGAAGTGCCTCGCGACGAGGAGTTCAGTGCCCTGAAGAACTCCGATGTGGCTGGCAAGGATTGCCCCAGCACTGCCAGGTCGGACCTGCATCGACTGCACAAGAAGTATATCGAAAGCGCCGGCGGCATCGTGCATGGTGATGTCTGTGAGATCTCGCCGTTCGTCACGTACGCCGGGGAGAATCTCGCCTCGCAGGTTGAGGGCAAGTCGTTCACCAGCCCCGTCTACCTCCGGGACACCCGCGACCCCCTGCACGGACACCTCTAA
- the LOC108034025 gene encoding UDP-N-acetylhexosamine pyrophosphorylase isoform X1: protein MGRNNFGTQHQQTNVRRHRNAGGAAAKSSNAAKPSPTMTDYLSLHSRLAQVGQEHLVKFWPELSNEERVELVRDIEELNLDEIKKYFDRATVSMNENGIKLDDRLQPLPEGKLISIARTPLEQLAVYRDEGLRQISNGHVAVLLMAGGQGTRLGFDHPKGMYDVGLQSRKTLFRIQAERILKLEELAQEASGKRGHITWYIMTSEHTVQPTYDYFVANNFFGLKAENVLLFEQGSLPCFEYDGRIILDEKHRVARAPDGNGGIYRAMKRQGILDDMQKRGVLYLHAHSVDNILTKVADPVFIGYCVQEKADCAAKVVEKAAPNEAVGVVAIVDGKYQVVEYSEISAKTAEMRNSDGRLTFSAGNICNHFFSSSFLQKIGSTFEQELKLHVAKKKIPFVDNAGKRLTPDKPNGIKIEKFVFDVFEFAQKFVAMEVPRDEEFSALKNSDVAGKDCPSTARSDLHRLHKKYIESAGGIVHGDVCEISPFVTYAGENLASQVEGKSFTSPVYLRDTRDPLHGHL from the exons CTGGCGGTGCCGCAGCAAAATCATCCAACGCAGCCAAACCCTCGCCAACAATGACGGACTACCTGTCGCTGCACTCGCGACTCGCCCAGGTGGGCCAGGAGCACCTGGTGAAGTTCTGGCCGGAGCTCTCAAACGAAGAGCGCGTCGAACTGGTGCGGGACATCGAGGAGCTGAATCTGGATGAGATCAAGAAGTACTTCGATCGGGCCACGGTCTCGATGAACGAGAATGGCATTAAGCTGGACGATCGCCTGCAGCCGCTGCCCGAGGGCAAGCTGATCTCCATTGCCAGGACGCCGTTGGAGCAGTTGGCCGTCTACCGGGATGAGGGTCTCCGGCAGATCAGCAACGGACATGTCGCTGTGTTGCTAATGGCGGGCGGACAAG GCACACGACTTGGCTTCGACCATCCCAAGGGAATGTACGACGTGGGTCTGCAGTCGCGGAAGACTCTGTTCCGCATTCAGGCCGAGCGGATCCTGAAGCTGGAGGAGCTTGCCCAGGAGGCGAGTGGCAAGCGTGGTCACATCACCTGGTACATAATGACGTCGGAGCACACGGTGCAGCCCACTTACGACTACTTTGTGGCCAACAACTTCTTTGGCTTGAAGGCGGAGAACGTGCTGCTGTTCGAGCAGGGATCGCTGCCGTGCTTCGAATACGATGGACGCATCATTCTGGACGAGAAGCACCGAGTGGCGCGAGCACCCGACGGTAACGGAGGCATCTACAGAGCGATGAAACGCCAGGGGATACTGGACGACATGCAGAAGCGGGGTGTATTGTATCTGCACGCCCACAGCGTGGACAACATCCTGACTAAGGTGGCCGACCCCGTGTTCATCGGCTACTGCGTGCAGGAGAAGGCCGACTGCGCCGCTAAGGTGGTGGAGAAGGCGGCGCCCAACGAGGCCGTCGGTGTGGTGGCCATTGTCGATGGCAAATACCAGGTGGTGGAGTACAGCGAGATCTCGGCCAAGACAGCAGAGATGCGCAATTCGGACGGCCGGCTGACCTTCAGTGCTGGCAACATATGCAACCATTTCTTCAGCTCCAGCTTCCTGCAGAAGATCGGCAGCACGTTCGAGCAGGAGCTCAAACTGCACGTGGCCAAAAAGAAGATTCCCTTCGTCGACAACGCCGGCAAGCGGCTGACCCCCGACAAGCCGAACGGAATCAAGATTGAGAAGTTCGTTTTCGATGTGTTCGAGTTCGCCCAGAAGTTCGTGGCCATGGAAGTGCCTCGCGACGAGGAGTTCAGTGCCCTGAAGAACTCCGATGTGGCTGGCAAGGATTGCCCCAGCACTGCCAGGTCGGACCTGCATCGACTGCACAAGAAGTATATCGAAAGCGCCGGCGGCATCGTGCATGGTGATGTCTGTGAGATCTCGCCGTTCGTCACGTACGCCGGGGAGAATCTCGCCTCGCAGGTTGAGGGCAAGTCGTTCACCAGCCCCGTCTACCTCCGGGACACCCGCGACCCCCTGCACGGACACCTCTAA